Below is a genomic region from Equus quagga isolate Etosha38 chromosome 17, UCLA_HA_Equagga_1.0, whole genome shotgun sequence.
GGCCATCACCTTGTTCATCCAGTCCACACCTGCAGCCATGGTGGCAAGACAGGGCCTGATGGTCTCCCCCAGGCAGGGTGTGGAGGGCAGCACTTGAGGGGTGCCTGCCCCATGCGGGGTGGGCTAAGAGAAGCCATGGCAGGCTGGGAGGCAGTAGCTATTTATCCAGGGTCCTTTGTCCTGTGTCCGACCTGGGCCCAGGGTGAGTCACAGAGAAAGCCACCCCCCGGCCCAGGGTGCTCACCCTCGCGGCATGGGGTGCACTGGCCACAGCTCTCGTGCTTGTAGAACTCAATGAGGCGGGCGATGGCTTTCACAATATCTGTCTGGGGTAACAAGGGACAGTAACCAGCCCCCCAAGGCCTGAGCCTCAGCCCCCCAGCAGCACACCCTCCTGATTCCAGTGGCATCCTGGCCACCTCCACCATCCTCCCTGGGGTCCTGCACGGCCCAGACCCCACGGGCATTCCCCCCGAGTGCAGCCttgctcccctcctctcccacctcactGTAACTCAGGCTGCAGGAACTGGGACCCGAGAGCTGGCAGGAGTTCTCAGAAGCCCAGGAAGGGGTGCTAACCAGGCTGGCATAAGGCAGGGCCCGGGCGGGGGTGTGTCCCAGCCCTTACCGAGCGGTCCATGACGATCACGGCAGCCGTGCCGAGGCCGCTCTGTGCCTGCACCAGCGCATCGAAATCCATCAGCACTGTCTCACACACGGACTTGGGGATCAGTGGGGTGGACGAGCCGCCAGGGATCACAGCAAGGAGGTTGTCCCAGCCACCGGTGACACCTCCTGGGGCCCCAATCAGTCCCCAAAAGGACGGATggtcagggctggggctggcacACCTGCCTAGTCCTGAGCCCACGACCTCTGTCAgtgcccaccccagccccggcTCCTGAGGCCCTCCCACTCCTGGCTTTCTTCAAGGACACGCTGCCCCGTCccccacccggctggccccaggCCTCACCGGCATGCTTTTCAATCAGTTCCTTCAGCGGCACAGACATCTCCTCCTCCACAGTGCAAGGGTGGTTGACGTGGCCAGAGATGTTGAACAGTTTGGTGCCCGAGTTGCGCTCGCGGCCAAAGCTGGCAAACCAGGCACCCCCGCGGCGGCAAATGGTGGGGGACACAGCCACTGTCTCCACATTGGCCACAGTTGTGGGGCAGCCAAACACTCCTGTGGGGGAAATGAGACAAGAGACTAGTGGCAGCCAAGGGGTGGGGACAGGTTGGGGCAGTTTTCCCGGGAGTGGGGTCGTCCCAGGGTCTCGCTCCTGTAGCAGAGACCCCCTTTCACCTCTTTATCATTCTCACCGCCCAGTGGACCCCAAACTCCAGCAGGAGCTGCACTGCCTTGTGCACCACCCTGCCTCTAGCTCCTGGAGGGAACCTGGGTGTCTGAGGTTGGCGCAGAGGCTGGATGGCACTGGTGGAGTCTCTCTGTTGTTACCGCCCCACTCTCTGTATCTGGCCCCCAGTCCAGAAGGAACTCAGAAATTCCCTAAGAACAACCAATGGGGACCTGAAGCCAGATCCCGGACTCCACAGGACAAGGGTCAGCATCAGGCCAGGACTCACCCACGTCTGCAGGGAAGGGTGGCTTCAGGCGGGGCTTGCCCTGCTTGCCCTCAATGGACTCGATGAGCGCCGTCTCCTCTCCGCAGATGTAGGCCCCGGCCCCGCGCACCACGAACACATCAAAATCATAGCCGGAGCCGCAGGCGTTCTTGCCAATGAGACCAGCCTCGTAAGCCTCTCGGATGGCCACCTGTGGGACAGGGGGATGAGGGCACCATCCTGAGAGCCCAGGGACACTGCGTTTTGGAGGGAGAGGTCTAGCCTCAGTGAGCCCATCACCAGGATGGCCCCAAATACTGTTTCTATAGTAGAAGAAAAGACcctatagattttttaaatacacgtaataataataacacttatACATAATgctcctatgtgccaggtgctattccCATACTCCTCATTGCTGTTGCTGAGGAGCCTACTGGAAAGGTGTGAGACTCTGGCCCCGAACCAATTGCTGCAGGCGTCACCGAGCTGAGAACTCCTAAAATGACCTCTTGACCCTTTTGCAAGAAAAATGCCCGAGTGTGAGTTCCCTGGCGCAATCCCGCCCAGGAACCCTGGAGTCCTGGAAGGCCTCCCAAGCTGAGGCTCTGGAGTAGCCAGGAGGAGCCCagagaaggaggctctgggggccACATCTTGTTCACCACACATGCAGGAGGGGTCACCATTCTCCCAGTCTGACCCCAGACAGATCAGGTGCTCAAATGCCAGAACCGCGATGCGGGTAAGCGGGTGTGTAGTGCACACCGAGTACCACCCCCTGTTGACGTgcctcccctgcccacctgcaGATTGGAGGCCTCATTGTAGAACTCCCCGCGGATGTAGATGTAGGCGGCACGGGCGCCCATGGCCCGACCCCCAACCAGGCAGCCTTCCACCAGCTTGTGGGGATCGTGGCGCATGATCTCCCGGTCCTTGCAGGTGCCCGGCTCCCCCTCATCCGCGTTCACCACCAGATACTTGGGCCTGTGGGGCCAGCAAGTCAGTCAGGCTAcggggccaccagggctggcccttcaaCCACATGCCGCCCCACTCCACCCAGGGAAGCCTCAAAGATGTCTCCTCTGACAGCCAATCTCTCTCTGACCTCCCAACATGTTCCCAGGGGCTCTGCTTGCTCACCACCAATGACAGAGAGCTCACTGCCTATTCCATCTTTGCGTGGCTATGACCACAGGAAAGGTCTTTGTTCTGCTCAGTCCAAACGTCTCTCCTTGCGCTTTCCCGAGAGCCCAGACTCTGCTCTTGCTCTCAAAGAGCCTTCCTGAACCTCCGCCACATCTCTGGGGCCAAAAGGAGGCAAAGTAGCTAACGTTTATCATTTGCTTTCTATGTGCCAACCAATGTGCAGGCCAAAAGCTGTACAAACATTCTCTCTTTAATTCCTGCACAATATTATATCCATgtacaaaaaaaaccccaaaagaactGAGGTTCAAAAAGGTCAGCAGACTGCCCAAAGGTATGATTAGTAGAAAGCAAAGCTAGGAATGACTTAAGTCTGCCTGAGTCAAAATCTTGTGTTGATTCTGCTACCCCTCAAATCTCTCCTGAGGAAGACCAGAGAGAAGTGAGTCCCATCTACTTAAGCTCTGGTAACATCTTACCACTTCCTTCACTCTTAGTTTCCAAGGAAAGAGCAAAGGCCGAGGCAAGCTCCAGCCACCCCAAAGGCTCTCCTGcaaccccatctctgcctccctaTACACACCTGCCATCGGAGGGCTTATTCATGAAGCTCCACTTGAGGCCAGTGGGGAAGCCAGCGCCTCCACGGCCCCGCAGGCCCGACGTCTTGACCTCACCCAGGATCCAGTCAGGCCCCTTCAACAGGATCTCCTTTGTCTTGTACCAGTCACCTCGGCTCTGGGCACCTTTCAGCCTGGACAGAGTGGGGAAGGCAGTGAAGGGGCGGCCCTGCCCCAGGAGCCATCAGGCTAAGGGCACAGTCTCACCTCCAGTCATGGCGGCCATACAGGTTGGTGAAGATGCGGTCTTCATCCTTCAGCGAGCCAAATGAGGTTTTCTTGGGTGCTGTCTGGGGACACAGAGGGTCAGAAGGCCCAACAAAGCTCTGAAGCCATGAAGGGCCAGGCCAGAAGCTAAAGACTCTTGGGTCCCCCGATTAGAAGGGGCTGGGCTAGGGAGACAGGACAGGCCTAAACCTCAGAACCTTTCATATCAGCACAGGTATCACCGCCA
It encodes:
- the NDUFV1 gene encoding NADH dehydrogenase [ubiquinone] flavoprotein 1, mitochondrial; amino-acid sequence: MLAARRLLGGSLPARVSVRFSSDTTAPKKTSFGSLKDEDRIFTNLYGRHDWRLKGAQSRGDWYKTKEILLKGPDWILGEVKTSGLRGRGGAGFPTGLKWSFMNKPSDGRPKYLVVNADEGEPGTCKDREIMRHDPHKLVEGCLVGGRAMGARAAYIYIRGEFYNEASNLQVAIREAYEAGLIGKNACGSGYDFDVFVVRGAGAYICGEETALIESIEGKQGKPRLKPPFPADVGVFGCPTTVANVETVAVSPTICRRGGAWFASFGRERNSGTKLFNISGHVNHPCTVEEEMSVPLKELIEKHAGGVTGGWDNLLAVIPGGSSTPLIPKSVCETVLMDFDALVQAQSGLGTAAVIVMDRSTDIVKAIARLIEFYKHESCGQCTPCREGVDWMNKVMARFVRGDARPAEIDSLWEISKQIEGHTICALGDGAAWPVQGLIRHFRPELEERMHRFAQQHQARQAAS